A single genomic interval of Saccharomyces eubayanus strain FM1318 chromosome IV, whole genome shotgun sequence harbors:
- the VVS1 gene encoding Vvs1p: MTETERLMPSSGSQNRKPSITGHLILSMVVACLGSVQYGYHIAELNAPQQFLSCSKFDSPDENISYGDTWVGQHGLKQCIALSDSQFGAVTSILSIGGLFGSYYAGNWANRYGRKYVSMGASAMCMVSSLILFYSNSYLQLLFGRFLVGMSCGTAIVITPLFINEIAPVEWRGAMGSMNQVSINLGILLTQTLALKYADSYNWRWLLFAGSVIALANILIWLRVDESPRWLLNKGFVPEAEMVLFKLRPGTYQQAKQEIQDWQHGDAQDRDSESGATATHSGPTLWQYVRDPSYKKPRTVILTILSCQQFCGINSIIFYGVKVIGNLLPDYSIQINFAISILNVVVTLLASAIIDHVGRRPLLLASTTAMTAMSLLISLGLTMGVSFLLVTATFVYIAAFAIGLGPIPFLIIGELSYPQDAATAQSFGTVCNWLATFITGYLFPIAHGLMGGYVFATFAAIAALFATYVYKRVPETKGKTTYSEVWAGY, from the coding sequence ATGACTGAAACGGAAAGACTAATGCCTAGCAGTGGCTCTCAGAACAGGAAGCCGTCAATTACAGGCCACTTGATCCTGAGCATGGTAGTGGCGTGCTTGGGGTCTGTCCAGTACGGATACCACATAGCAGAGTTGAATGCGCCCCAGCAGTTCTTATCGTGCTCCAAGTTTGACTCCCCCGACGAGAACATATCGTACGGAGACACCTGGGTGGGCCAACACGGTCTCAAGCAATGTATTGCGCTGAGCGATTCCCAGTTCGGTGCCGTAACGTCCATACTTAGTATTGGTGGGCTGTTTGGGTCGTACTACGCGGGGAACTGGGCCAATCGGTACGGGAGGAAGTACGTCAGCATGGGCGCCTCAGCCATGTGCATGGTGTCGTCTTTGATTCTCTTCTACTCCAACTCGTATCTGCAGCTGCTCTTCGGCAGGTTTCTCGTGGGCATGTCTTGCGGTACCGCGATCGTAATCACGCCACTGTTCATCAATGAGATCGCGCCCGTGGAGTGGAGGGGTGCCATGGGGTCCATGAATCAGGTGTCCATCAACCTGGGCATCCTGCTGACGCAGACCCTGGCGCTCAAGTACGCGGACTCCTACAACTGGAGATGGTTACTGTTTGCCGGCTCCGTCATAGCCTTGGCAAACATTTTGATATGGCTCAGAGTAGATGAGTCGCCCAGATGGCTTCTGAACAAGGGGTTTGTTCCTGAGGCGGAGATGGTTTTGTTCAAGCTGCGTCCCGGCACGTACCAGCAGGCGAAGCAAGAGATCCAGGACTGGCAGCATGGCGACGCACAGGACCGCGACTCGGAGTCCGGCGCAACAGCAACACACTCGGGACCCACACTGTGGCAGTACGTGCGCGACCCCTCGTACAAGAAGCCGCGCACGGTCATCCTGACCATCCTGTCGTGCCAGCAGTTCTGCGGCATCAACTCGATTATCTTCTACGGCGTGAAAGTGATCGGCAACCTCCTGCCGGACTACTCGATCCAGATCAACTTCGCGATCTCCATCCTGAACGTCGTGGTGACGCTGCTTGCCTCAGCAATCATCGACCACGTCGGGCGCCGCCCATTGCTGCTCGCCTCCACCACGGCGATGACCGCCATGTCGCTGCTGATCAGTCTCGGTCTCACCATGGGCGTGTCCTTCTTGCTAGTCACGGCCACGTTCGTGTACATTGCCGCGTTCGCGATCGGCCTGGGGCCCATCCCGTTCCTGATCATCGGCGAGCTATCGTACCCGCAGGATGCTGCCACCGCACAGAGCTTCGGTACTGTGTGCAACTGGCTGGCCACCTTCATCACCGGATACCTCTTCCCCATAGCCCACGGCCTAATGGGCGGCTACGTGTTCGCGACCTTCGCTGCCATCGCCGCCCTGTTTGCAACGTACGTGTACAAGAGAGTCCCCGAGACCAAGGGCAAGACTACGTACAGCGAGGTGTGGGCCGGCTACTGA
- a CDS encoding 5'-deoxynucleotidase yields the protein MTVTVTDKKACSTSIDVKKTRLTTTWSPQDQIPEFVRNELSKPHPNYILAFLNVVQQLKIQKRTGFLDFGIVECESISDHMYRLGIITMLIKDPKVNRDKCVRIALVHDIAESLVGDITPVDPIGKEEKHRREWETIKYLCNILIKPYNEIAAKEIMDDWLSYENVTSLEARYVKDIDKYEMLVQCFEYERQYKGRKNFDDFFRAVTSVKTDEVKSWTDDLVIQRQDFFAKLPQLNE from the coding sequence ATGACAGTAACGGTAACGGATAAAAAGGCATGCTCTACTTCAATTGATGTGAAGAAGACACGTTTAACCACCACCTGGAGCCCCCAAGATCAAATCCCCGAGTTTGTGAGAAATGAGCTTTCCAAACCCCACCCAAACTACATCCTGGCGTTTTTAAACGTTGTGCAACAATtaaaaatccaaaagagGACCGGTTTTCTCGACTTTGGCATCGTTGAATGCGAGAGTATCTCGGACCATATGTACAGATTAGGCATAATCACTATGCTCATCAAGGACCCGAAAGTCAACCGTGACAAATGTGTCCGAATCGCACTAGTACACGATATTGCCGAATCCTTAGTAGGCGATATCACCCCAGTCGACCCCATCGGGAAGGAGGAAAAACACCGTCGTGAATGGGAAactataaaatatttatgCAATATCTTAATCAAGCCATACAATGAGATCGCGGCAAAGGAAATAATGGACGATTGGCTGTCTTATGAAAACGTCACTTCATTGGAAGCTCGATACGTGAAAGATATTGACAAATATGAAATGCTGGTGCAATGTTTTGAATACGAAAGGCAATACaaaggaaggaaaaatttCGATGATTTCTTTAGAGCTGTAACCAGTGTCAAGACTGACGAGGTGAAAAGCTGGACTGATGACCTTGTCATACAGCGCCAAGACTTTTTTGCTAAGTTGCCTCAATTGAACGAATAA
- the ALG7 gene encoding UDP-N-acetylglucosamine--dolichyl-phosphate N-acetylglucosaminephosphotransferase, producing MLRLLSLVLVTCLIYFYKNQGPSALVAAMGFGIAGYFATDMLIPRVGKSFIKIGLFGKDLSKPGRPVLPETIGAIPAGVYLFVMFFYIPFIFYKYMVITTSGGGHRDISVVEDNGMDSNIFPHDKLSEYLSAILCLESTVLLGIADDLFDLRWRHKFFLPAIAAIPLLMVYYVDFGVTHVLVPGFMEHWLKKTSVDLGLWYYAYMASMAIFCPNSINILAGVNGLEVGQCIVLAILALLNDLLYFSMGPPATRDSHRFSAVLIIPFLGVSLALWKWNRWPATVFVGDTYCYFAGMVFAVVGILGHFSKTMLLLFIPQIINFIYSCPQLFKLVPCPRHRLPKFNEKDGLMYPSRANLKEEPPKAFFKPILRLLYRFNLIDLEFDNNNEIISTSNMTLINLTLVWFGPMREDKLCNRILQLQFCMGILALIGRHAIGAIIFGHDNLWTVR from the coding sequence ATGTTGCGGCTTCTATCATTGGTACTGGTCACATGCTTAATctatttttacaaaaacCAGGGTCCTTCTGCGCTTGTCGCTGCCATGGGATTTGGTATAGCAGGGTACTTTGCTACAGATATGCTAATTCCACGTGTGGGGAAATCGTTCATTAAAATAGGTCTGTTCGGTAAGGATCTGAGTAAACCCGGTCGTCCTGTGCTTCCTGAAACAATTGGGGCCATCCCTGCCGGTGTTTATCTGTTTGTTATGTTCTTTTACATtccatttattttttacaaGTATATGGTCATTACCACCTCTGGCGGTGGTCACCGTGATATATCAGTAGTCGAAGATAATGGTATGGACTCTAATATTTTCCCTCATGATAAGTTGTCTGAGTATTTGAGCGCTATCTTGTGCTTGGAAAGCACAGTTTTACTGGGTATCGCGGATGATTTATTCGATTTACGTTGGAGACACAAGTTTTTCCTGCCTGCCATAGCAGCTATACCATTACTTATGGTTTATTATGTGGACTTTGGCGTTACACACGTGTTAGTTCCGGGCTTCATGGAACATTGGTTGAAAAAGACTAGCGTTGATTTAGGGCTATGGTACTATGCTTATATGGCCTCAATGGCGATATTTTGCCCCAACTCAATCAACATCCTGGCGGGTGTTAATGGTCTAGAAGTCGGCCAATGCATAGTGTTGGCCATCTTGGCGTTATTGAACGATTTGCTGTATTTTTCTATGGGCCCACCAGCCACAAGGGATTCTCATAGATTTTCTGCTGTTTTGATCATTCCATTCTTGGGCGTATCTCTAGCACTGTGGAAATGGAACCGCTGGCCTGCTACAGTGTTTGTTGGAGACACGTACTGTTACTTCGCTGGTATGGTGTTTGCAGTTGTTGGCATACTGGGGCATTTCTCTAAAACAATGCTCTTGTTATTCATTCCTCAGATCATAAATTTCATTTATTCCTGTCCACAGTTATTCAAGTTGGTGCCCTGTCCAAGACACAGACTGCCcaaattcaatgaaaaagatgGGCTGATGTACCCATCAAGAGCCAACTTGAAGGAAGAGCCACCGAaagcttttttcaaaccGATTTTGAGGCTATTATATCGTTTTAATTTGATTGACCTAGAATTTgataacaacaatgaaATAATTAGCACTTCTAATATGACGTTAATAAACCTAACGCTGGTATGGTTTGGCCCCATGAGGGAAGATAAATTATGTAACAGGATCTTACAATTGCAATTCTGCATGGGTATTCTAGCGCTCATAGGAAGACATGCCATAGGCGCTATTATCTTTGGGCACGATAACCTATGGACCGTACgttaa
- the GPX2 gene encoding glutathione peroxidase GPX2 — MSTSFYDLECKDKKGETFKFDQLKGKVVLIVNVASKCGFTPQYKELEELYKKHQDKEFVILGFPCNQFGKQEPGSDEQIGEFCQLNYGVTFPIMKKIEVNGNGADPVYNFLKSQKSGLLGYKGIKWNFEKFLVDANGKVVQRYSSLTKPMSLDQEIQNMVSK, encoded by the coding sequence ATGTCTACCTCTTTTTATGACTTAGAATGCAAAGACAAGAAAGGTGAAACCTTCAAGTTTGACCAATTGAAGGGCAAAGTGGTGCTAATAGTTAACGTTGCTTCTAAATGCGGTTTCACTCCACAATATAAAGAACTAGAGGaattatataaaaagcATCAGGATAAAGAGTTTGTTATCTTGGGTTTCCCATGTAACCAGTTCGGTAAGCAGGAACCTGGCTCTGATGAACAAATTGGCGAATTCTGCCAATTGAACTATGGTGTTACATTCCCcatcatgaaaaaaattgaagttAACGGAAACGGCGCTGATCCTGTTtacaatttcttgaaaagcCAAAAGTCAGGTTTACTGGGCTACAAGGGTATTAAATGGAACTTTGAGAAATTTTTAGTAGATGCTAATGGTAAGGTTGTCCAAAGATATTCTTCCTTAACAAAACCAATGTCCTTAGACCAAGAAATCCAAAACATGGTAAGCAAATGA
- the ISW1 gene encoding chromatin-remodeling ATPase ISW1 produces MTAPEEYLEKLKPFQVGVPSRDPESNKERYLLKDANNKKFDLEGTTKRFEHLLSLSGLFKHFIESKAAKDPKFRQVLDVLEENKANGKGKGKHQDVRRRKTEHEEDAELLKEEDSDDDENIEFQFRDSPGYVNGQLRPYQVQGVNWLVSLHKNKIAGILADEMGLGKTLQTISFIGYLRYIEKVPGPFLVIAPKSTLNNWLREINRWTPDVNAFILQGDKEERSSLIQKKLLTCDFDVVVASYEIIIREKSPLKKIDWEYIIIDEAHRIKNEESMLSQVLREFTSRNRLLITGTPLQNNLHELWALLNFLLPDIFSDSQDFDDWFSSESAEDDQDKIVRQLHTVLQPFLLRRIKSDVETSLLPKKELNLYVGMSNMQKKWYKKILEKDLDAVNGSNGSKESKTRLLNIMMQLRKCCNHPYLFDGAEPGPPYTTDEHLVYNAAKLEVLDKLLKKLKEEGSRVLIFSQMSRVLDILEDYCYFRDYDYCRIDGSTAHEDRIQAIDDYNAPDSNKFVFLLTTRAGGLGINLTSADIVVLYDSDWNPQADLQAMDRAHRIGQKKQVKVFRLVTDNSVEEKILERATQKLRLDQLVIQQNRTSSKKKENKADSKDALLSMIQHGAADVFKSGTSTGSAGTPEPGSEGKGDDIDLDELLSKSENKTKSLNAKYETLGLDDLQKFNQDSAYEWNGQDFKKKTQKDIISPVLLNPTKRERKENYSIDNYYKDVLNTGRSSTPSHPRMPKPHVFHSHQLQPPQLKVLYEKERMWTAKKTGYVPTMDDVKVAYGDISNEDEKKQKLELLKLSVNNAQPLTEEEEKTKADWESEGFTNWNKLEFRKFITVSGKYGRNSIQAIARELAPGKTLEEVRAYAKAFWSNIERIEDYEKYLKIIENEEEKIKRVKMQQEALRRKLSEYKNPFFDLKLKHPPSSNNKRTYSEEEDRFILLMLFKYGLDRDDVYELVRDEIRDCPLFELDFYFRSRTPVELARRGNTLLQCLEKEFNAGIVLDDATKDRMKKEDENGKRVREEFANEVADKKDVDVAESKKAKVEETSNLETEQFAVKAIAENETAR; encoded by the coding sequence ATGACTGCTCCAGAAGAATACTTGGAGAAATTGAAACCGTTTCAAGTCGGCGTACCTTCACGCGATCCTGAGTCGAATAAAGAGCGTTACTTATTGAAGGATGctaacaataaaaaatttgatcTAGAAGGCACAACCAAGAGATTTGAGCACTTATTATCTTTAAGTGGTTTGTTCAAACATTTTATTGAGAGTAAGGCTGCTAAGGATCCTAAGTTCAGGCAAGTTTTGGATGTCCTAGAGGAAAATAAAGCAAATGGTAAGGGCAAAGGCAAACATCAAGATGTTCGCAGAAGGAAAACCGAGcacgaagaagatgcagaACTACTAAAAGAGGAAGACtcagatgatgatgaaaatatcGAATTCCAATTCAGAGATTCTCCCGGCTACGTGAATGGCCAATTGAGACCTTATCAAGTCCAAGGTGTCAACTGGTTGGTATCTTTacataaaaacaaaatagcAGGTATTCTCGCTGATGAAATGGGACTAGGTAAGACCCTGCAAACCATTTCGTTTATAGGTTACCTTAGGTACATTGAGAAAGTGCCTGGTCCGTTTTTGGTTATCGCCCCTAAATCTACATTAAATAATTGGTTGAGAGAAATCAATAGATGGACTCCTGATGTTAACGCGTTCATTCTACAGggtgataaagaagaaagatctAGTCTAATCCAGAAGAAACTTTTAACTTGTGATTtcgatgttgttgttgcttcttatgaaattattattagagAAAAATCGCCTCTCAAAAAGATTGACTGGGAATATATCATCATTGATGAAGCTCATagaatcaaaaatgaagagtCGATGCTTTCTCAAGTTTTGAGAGAATTCACTTCACGGAATAGGTTGTTGATCACTGGTACGCCTTTGCAAAACAACTTGCATGAACTGTGGGCACTGCTAAACTTTCTGTTACCAGACATCTTTTCAGATTCACAGGATTTTGATGATTGGTTTTCCTCTGAAAGTGCTGAGGATGATCAAGATAAAATTGTCAGGCAATTACACACTGTTTTACAGCCATTTCTGCTGCGTCGTATTAAAAGCGACGTTGAAACATCTCTTCTACCTAAGAAGGAATTGAATTTATATGTTGGTATGTCTAATATGCAAAAGAAGTGgtacaaaaaaatcttggaaaaggaTTTAGATGCGGTCAATGGGTCTAACGGTAGTAAAGAATCTAAAACAAGACTGTTGAATATCATGATGCAACTGAGAAAATGTTGTAACCATCCGTATTTGTTTGATGGGGCTGAACCAGGGCCACCATATACCACAGATGAACACTTGGTATACAACGCTGCTAAACTTGAAGTCTTAGATAAactgttgaagaaattgaaggaGGAAGGTTCCAGAGTTTTGATCTTCAGTCAAATGTCAAGGGTATTAGATATCCTCGAAGATTACTGTTATTTCAGAGATTACGATTACTGCAGAATTGATGGTTCTACTGCTCATGAAGATAGAATTCAAGCCATTGATGATTACAATGCGCCAGACTCCAataaatttgtttttctgttGACAACTCGTGCAGGTGGGTTAGGTATTAATTTGACATCAGCTGATATTGTTGTCCTGTACGATTCTGATTGGAATCCACAAGCAGATTTGCAAGCAATGGATAGAGCACATCGTATTggtcaaaagaaacaagtcAAAGTTTTCCGTTTGGTGACAGATAATTCTGTGGAAGAGAAGATCTTAGAAAGAGCTACCCAAAAACTGAGATTAGATCAACTTGTTATCCAACAAAACAggacttcttcaaaaaagaaggagaaTAAAGCTGATTCCAAGGATGCTTTATTGTCCATGATTCAACACGGTGCTGCTGATGTGTTCAAAAGTGGTACCTCTACTGGCTCTGCTGGAACGCCGGAACCAGGTTCAGAGGGAAAAGGGGATGACATTGATTTGGACGAGCTTCTATCGAAAtctgaaaacaaaacaaagtCATTAAACGCCAAATATGAAACTTTAGGCCTTGATGATTTGcaaaaattcaatcaaGATTCGGCCTACGAATGGAATGGTCAAGAttttaagaagaagactCAAAAGGACATCATTAGTCCTGTTTTGCTCAACCCCACCAAGCGTGAACGTAAGGAAAATTATTCAATTGATAACTATTACAAAGACGTTCTGAATACCGGAAGGTCATCAACGCCATCGCATCCAAGAATGCCCAAGCCACATGTCTTCCATTCTCACCAGTTACAACCCCCACAATTGAAAGTTTTGtacgaaaaggaaagaatgTGGACAGCGAAGAAAACTGGTTATGTACCGACGATGGATGATGTAAAGGTTGCATATGGCGATATTtccaatgaagatgaaaagaagcaaaaatTGGAATTGCTAAAACTATCTGTGAATAATGCTCAGCCGttaactgaagaagaagaaaaaacgaAAGCTGACTGGGAATCTGAAGGATTCACTAATTGGAATAAACTTGAGTTTAGAAAATTCATCACAGTATCTGGTAAATACGGTAGGAACTCGATCCAAGCCATTGCAAGGGAATTGGCTCCCGGAAAAACATTAGAGGAAGTGCGTGCTTATGCTAAAGCATTCTGGTCTAATATAGAGAGGATAGAAGACTATGAGAAATACCTGAAAATTATTgagaatgaagaagaaaagatcaagcGTGTTAAAATGCAACAAGAGGCCTTGCGCCGAAAACTTTCTGAGTATAAGAACccattttttgatttgaagtTGAAACATCCTCCTTCCTCTAACAATAAAAGGACGTATTCCGAAGAAGAGGACCGTTTTATTCTTCTAATGTTATTCAAATACGGTTTGGATAGAGACGATGTGTATGAATTAGTGCGTGACGAAATCAGAGATTGTCCTCTTTTTGAATTAGACTTTTACTTCAGAAGTAGGACACCCGTAGAATTGGCCAGAAGAGGAAATACATTGCTACAatgtttggaaaaggaattcAACGCAGGAATTGTACTCGATGATGCTACTAAGGATAGAATGAAGaaggaagatgaaaatgggAAGAGAGTAAGGGAGGAGTTTGCAAATGAGGTCGCCGATAAAAAGGACGTTGATGTGGCGGAAAGCAAGAAAGCCAAGGTTGAAGAAACATCGAATCTTGAAACCGAGCAATTTGCAGTAAAGGCTATTGCAGAAAACGAAACTGCTCgttaa
- the RRT2 gene encoding diphthamide synthase, translating to MDSIQESEVLNAVKTKLPPCCLRIFKNKVILVGTYDLDKSTGYRSGSLDAFTMDLKPLCSYNTYGAILDLKLSPFDDTLICTAHSTGNIMLWRIDCSEVGESEVEEIKISEIATLQLFDKDVLIASCHFSPLDPRLLVVTNTVGEAATIDIIRLTVKFTASAVNQTYSKLDKIDYEVQGATQKVIQVEPEQFLKPHGLECWTAEFGCLQPFQDIVFTGGDDSTIMAHDLRSKDFVWSNGRIHEAGVVGIKCSRSSFRNDKPTSIITGSYDDTIRSLDLRMMGESIYPGENVPVVRKLECNLGGGVWRFAEQPIDFSSSFRDGLDRLLVCCMYDGAKIVALNDNSDEYFQTQHYLKKGHDSMCYGGDWSKSLIATCSFYDNSLQTWTV from the coding sequence ATGGACTCCATTCAAGAATCCGAGGTACTTAATGCtgtaaaaacaaaattaccACCATGTTGCTTGAGAATATTCAAGAATAAGGTAATTCTAGTGGGAACGTATGACTTGGATAAGTCCACAGGATACAGATCAGGATCACTGGATGCCTTCACAATGGATCTTAAACCTTTGTGCTCCTACAATACATATGGAGCCATTTTAGATTTAAAACTATCTCCCTTCGATGATACATTAATATGCACAGCCCACTCAACAGGTAATATTATGCTATGGAGGATTGATTGCTCAGAGGTGGGCGAGAGTGAAGTAGAGGAAATTAAAATATCTGAAATTGCAACTTTACAGCTATTCGACAAGGATGTTCTCATAGCTTCATGTCATTTTTCTCCACTCGATCCTAGGCTTTTAGTGGTGACGAATACAGTCGGTGAAGCCGCTACCATTGATATAATAAGACTAACCGTAAAATTTACAGCATCAGCGGTTAATCAAACGTACTCCAAGTTAGATAAAATAGATTATGAAGTTCAAGGTGCAACTCAAAAAGTCATTCAAGTTGAACCAGAGCAATTTCTAAAACCACATGGTTTAGAGTGCTGGACGGCAGAGTTTGGTTGTCTACAACCTTTCCAAGATATAGTATTCACAGGTGGTGATGATTCTACAATCATGGCTCACGATTTACGTTCGAAAGATTTCGTTTGGAGTAATGGTCGCATTCACGAAGCCGGTGTTGTCGGTATCAAATGTAGCCGATCTAGCTTTCGAAACGATAAACCAACTTCGATAATAACTGGATCGTATGACGATACCATTCGTTCACTAGATTTAAGGATGATGGGAGAATCTATATATCCTGGTGAGAATGTGCCGGTAGTACGTAAGTTGGAGTGTAACCTTGGCGGCGGTGTTTGGAGGTTCGCCGAGCAGCCTATTGATTTTAGTAGCTCTTTCCGTGATGGACTTGACAGACTTTTGGTCTGCTGCATGTATGACGGTGCCAAAATAGTGGCATTAAACGATAATTCAGATGAATATTTCCAAACTCAGCATTACCTAAAGAAGGGACACGACTCAATGTGTTATGGTGGGGACTGGTCAAAATCGTTGATTGCAACATGCTCATTTTATGATAACTCTCTCCAAACATGGACTGTTTAG
- the ENP1 gene encoding snoRNA-binding rRNA-processing protein ENP1 produces MARASSSRNKKQRHDPLLKDLDAAQGTLKKVNKWKVAKTEAAETDAGKGEDGYIDSKASRKILQLAKEQQDEIEGEELAESERNKQLEARFTTMSYNDEDDDDDEEEFEEDISDFEPEGDYKEEEEVVEIDEEDAAMFEQYFKTSNDFNSLGGSYNLADKIMASIKEKESQIGDMQDDEQAANEQGTSRGNISSGLRSGEGVALPEKVIKAYTTVGSILKTWTHGKLPKLFKVIPSLRNWQDVLYVTNPEEWSPHVVYEATKLFVSNLTAKESQKFISLILLERFRENIETSEDHSLNYHIYRAVKKSLYKPSAFFKGFLFPLVETGCNVREATIAGSVLAKISVPALHSSAALSYLLRLPFSPPTTVFIKILLDKKYALPYQTVDECVYYFMRFRIVDDGSNGEDSTRVLPVIWHKAFLTFAQRYKNDITQDQRDFLLETVRQRGHRDIGPEIRRELLAGASREFVDPQGANDDLMIDVN; encoded by the coding sequence ATGGCAAgagcttcttcttctagaaacaaaaaacaaagacatGATCCACTTTTAAAGGATTTGGATGCAGCCCAAGGTaccttgaaaaaagttaacAAATGGAAAGTAGCAAAAACTGAAGCTGCTGAAACCGATGCTGGAAAGGGTGAAGATGGCTATATAGATTCCAAAGCATCGAGAAAAATTCTACAGTTGGCAAAGGAACAACAAGATGAGATCGAAGGTGAAGAACTTGCTGAATCAGAAAGAAATAAGCAACTCGAAGCCAGATTCACCACCATGAGTTataacgatgaagatgacgatgacgacgaagagGAATTTGAAGAGGATATATCAGATTTCGAGCCGGAAGGAGATtataaagaagaggaagaggttGTTGAGattgacgaagaagatgctgCGATGTTCGAACAATACTTCAAGACATCAAATGACTTTAATTCTTTAGGTGGTAGCTACAACCTTGCGGATAAGATTATGGCCTCTATTAAAGAGAAGGAGAGCCAAATTGGAGATATGCAAGACGATGAACAAGCTGCTAATGAACAGGGTACCTCAAGAGGCAATATATCATCCGGTTTGAGAAGCGGAGAAGGTGTTGCATTACCGGAGAAGGTTATTAAAGCATATACCACGGTCGGTAGTATCTTGAAGACCTGGACTCACGGTAAATTACCAAAGTTATTCAAGGTTATCCCATCTTTACGAAATTGGCAAGATGTTTTATATGTTACCAACCCGGAGGAATGGTCACCACACGTTGTTTATGAGGCAACAAAATTATTTGTATCTAACTTAACAGCCAAAGAGTCTCAGAAATTCATCAGTCTAATTCTACTTGAACGTTTCCGTGAAAACATTGAAACCAGTGAAGACCACTCTTTGAACTATCACATATACCGAGCCGTAAAGAAATCGCTTTATAAACCAAGtgcctttttcaaaggctTTTTATTCCCACTGGTCGAAACGGGTTGTAACGTACGTGAAGCCACAATTGCCGGAAGTGTGCTTGCTAAAATCTCTGTTCCAGCTTTACATTCTTCAGCAGCCTTAAGTTATCTTTTAAGATTGCCTTTCTCTCCACCTACAACCGTATTCATTAAAATTCTACTTGATAAGAAATATGCATTGCCATACCAAACGGTCGATGAATGTGTTTATTACTTTATGAGGTTTAGAATTGTGGATGACGGCAGTAATGGGGAAGATTCTACAAGAGTGCTCCCAGTGATATGGCACAAAGCTTTCTTGACGTTTGCACAGCGTTACAAGAACGATATAACCCAAGACCAAAGAGATTTCTTATTAGAGACCGTCCGTCAAAGAGGTCACAGGGATATTGGTCCTGAAATTAGAAGAGAACTATTGGCAGGTGCTAGTAGAGAGTTTGTTGATCCTCAAGGAGCTAATGATGATTTAATGATCGACGTCAATTAG